The Calidithermus timidus DSM 17022 genomic interval TGGTGTGGATGTCGTTGTTGCGGACCTCCTCTACCTGTAGCCGCAGGTTGCCGTCGTCGAGGAGCAGGATCATCCCCGGCTCGACGTCCATGGGCAAGCCGCGGTAGGTGGTCGAGACCCGGTTCTCGTCCCCATCCACCGGGTCGCTGGTGATGATGAAACGCTGGCCCGCCTGCAACTCCACGGCCCCCTGGGCGAAGCGCCCTACCCGGATCTTGGGGCCTTGCAGGTCCTGCAGGATGGCCACGGTCTGGCCCAGCTCCTCCGAGACCTGGCGGATGATCTGTACCCGCTTCCGGTGGTCCTCCGGGGTGCCGTGGCTGAAGTTGAGGCGGAACACGTCAACCCCCGCCTCGACCAGCGCCTTGATGATCTCGGGGCTCGACGAAGCCGGCCCCAGCGTCGAAACGATCTTGGTGCGTTTAGAAAGCGCCATATCCCAAAAACCTCGCTCCCGCACCCAATTCTTCCTCGATGCGCAGGAGCTGATTGTATTTGGCCAGCCGGTCCGAGCGCGAGGCCGAGCCGGTCTTGATCTGGCCCGCGTTGACCGCCACGGCGATGTCGGCGATGGTGGAGTCCTCGGTCTCGCCCGAGCGGTGGGAGAGGATGGCGGTGTAGCCCGAGCGCTGGGCCAGGCGGATGGCCTCGAGGGTCTCGGAGAGGGTGCCGATCTGGTTGACCTTGACCAGGATGGAGTTGCCCACCCCCTGCTCGATACCCTGCTTCAGCCGCGCGGGGTTGGTGACGAAAAGATCGTCGCCCACGAGCTGGATGCGCTTGCCTAGGCGCTCGGTCAGGAGCTTCCAGCCTTCCCAGTCGTCCTCGGCCAAGCCATCCTCGATGGAGACGATGGGGTATTGGTTGACCCAATTCTCCCAGTAAGCCACCATCTCCTCACTCGACAGCGCGCGCCCCTCGGACTCGAGGTGGTACTTGCCATCCTTGTAGAGCTCGGTGGTCGCTGGGTCGAGCGCGAAGGAGATGTCCTTACCCACCTCATACCCCGCCTTCTCCACTGCCTCGACGAGCACCTCCAGAGCCTCTACGTTCGATTTTAAGTCGGGTGCGAAGCCGCCCTCGTCCCCGACATTGGTGTTGTAGCCCCGGGCCTTTAAAACCGATTTTAGGGCGTGGAAGGTCTCCACCCCGTAGCGCAGCGCCTCGCCGAAGCTGGGGGCCCCGGCCGGCACCAGCATGAACTCCTGGAAGTCGACGTTGTTGTCGCCGTGCTTACCCCCGTTGATCACGTTCATCAGGGGCACCGGCAGGGTCACGCCCTGCACCCCGCCCAAGTAGCGGTACAGCGGCAGGCCCAGCGCCTCAGCCGCCGCGCGGGCCGTGGCCAGCGAGACGGCCAGGATGGCGTTGGCCCCCAGGTTGCCCTTGTTGGGCGTGCCGTCGAGCTCGAGCAGGGCCCGGTCCACGGCCTCCTGGTTGAGGGCGTCGAGACCCTGCAACTCCTCGGCGATGCGCTCGTTGACCGCAGCCACCGCCTTGAGCACGCCCTTGCCCGCGAAGCGCCTGCCCCCATCCCGTAGCTCCACGGCTTCGTGGGCCCCGGTCGAGGCCCCCGAAGGCACCAGGGCCCGGCCCCGCGCGCCGCCTTCGAGGATCACCTCGGCTTCTACCGTGGGATTTCCCCGCGAATCCAACACTTCGCGTCCCTTAATTTCCACAATCGTCGTCATAGAGATGCTCCTCCGTGGAAACACTTACAACCGGGTCACAGTCTACACCTTGCCCCTTGGTATACCGAAAGTGGGGCATCCCGGGGATGGACACGGTATAGCTGGGGACGGGAGGCGCACTTCCCCCCTCTTCCCACCGGCGCCGAGCGGCGAGACATCTTGTCTTTAGCTACCGGCGTTCACCATGCCAGCCCTACACCCGCAGCGGCACCACCACCGACAGATACCCGCTGTCTTCCACCGCCTGCACCAGGCTGGGGCTCGTAGGCCCCGAGAACGAGAGCTTCACGCCCCCCTCGATGGGGCCCAGGGCGTCTATGAGGTATTGAGCGTTGTAGGCCACCACCAACTGGGGCTCGCCCTTAGCCTCCACCGCGATCTCCTCGCGGCCACGCCCGTAGTCGCCCTCGG includes:
- the eno gene encoding phosphopyruvate hydratase encodes the protein MTTIVEIKGREVLDSRGNPTVEAEVILEGGARGRALVPSGASTGAHEAVELRDGGRRFAGKGVLKAVAAVNERIAEELQGLDALNQEAVDRALLELDGTPNKGNLGANAILAVSLATARAAAEALGLPLYRYLGGVQGVTLPVPLMNVINGGKHGDNNVDFQEFMLVPAGAPSFGEALRYGVETFHALKSVLKARGYNTNVGDEGGFAPDLKSNVEALEVLVEAVEKAGYEVGKDISFALDPATTELYKDGKYHLESEGRALSSEEMVAYWENWVNQYPIVSIEDGLAEDDWEGWKLLTERLGKRIQLVGDDLFVTNPARLKQGIEQGVGNSILVKVNQIGTLSETLEAIRLAQRSGYTAILSHRSGETEDSTIADIAVAVNAGQIKTGSASRSDRLAKYNQLLRIEEELGAGARFLGYGAF